The following are from one region of the Nicotiana tomentosiformis chromosome 7, ASM39032v3, whole genome shotgun sequence genome:
- the LOC104096001 gene encoding mitogen-activated protein kinase kinase kinase 18-like: MDWTRGHIIGHGSSAAVSVAKSRWSSEIFAVKSVDLSQSQFLQKEQKILSELSSPYIVSYKGYDVTKENDKFLFNLMMEYMSDGTITDEIRKQGGRINEQLIGYYTKQILLGLEYLHSRGVVHCDIKGQNILLGKTGAKIADFGCARWVDPAERDGGAAAASAQPIGGTPMYMAPEVARGEEQGFAADIWALGCTIIEMATGGSPWTNVANSASLLYKIVFSGQSPQIPKFLSLQAKDFLSKCLRRNPKERWMAKELLKHPFLEEISNSNLKVIQDSITSSPTSILDQDIWNSVEEIETMDSTIQLETSTDSPLQRVRKLGLNSRKPNWRWDDEIWTTVRMNSKQNEGDDDLEVCGTMTAFSGSHEIELESCFGSEELEIRCLDNIFCCNIQKSSVVRSLNFTRHLTSSVNKIQCS; the protein is encoded by the coding sequence ATGGATTGGACCAGAGGGCATATTATCGGCCACGGCTCCTCCGCCGCTGTCTCTGTTGCCAAGTCACGTTGGTCCAGCGAGATTTTTGCTGTTAAGTCAGTGGATTTATCCCAGTCTCAGTTCTTGCAAAAAGAGCAGAAAATTTTGTCCGAATTGAGCTCCCCTTACATAGTTAGCTACAAGGGTTACGATGTTACAAAAGAGAACGACAAATTCTTGTTTAATCTTATGATGGAGTACATGTCGGACGGTACAATAACCGATGAAATCCGAAAACAGGGTGGTCGGATCAACGAGCAGTTAAtcgggtattacaccaagcaaattCTGTTGGGATTAGAATACTTACATTCAAGAGGCGTAGTACACTGTGATATTAAGGGACAGAATATTTTGTTAGGTAAGACCGGTGCCAAAATTGCAGACTTCGGTTGTGCCAGGTGGGTTGATCCGGCGGAGAGAGACGGTGGTGCCGCCGCTGCTTCTGCCCAGCCTATTGGCGGCACGCCGATGTACATGGCACCGGAGGTGGCGCGTGGGGAAGAACAGGGTTTTGCAGCTGATATATGGGCATTAGGATGTACAATTATTGAAATGGCCACTGGTGGATCACCGTGGACTAATGTGGCTAATTCAGCTTCATTGCTTTACAAAATTGTATTTTCAGGGCAATCCCCACAAATTCCAAAGTTTCTATCTTTACAAGCAAAGGATTTCTTAAGCAAATGCTTGAGAAGAAATCCAAAAGAAAGATGGATGGCTAAAGAACTCCTCAAACATCCATTTCTTGAGGAAATATCAAATTCGAATCTTAAGGTAATTCAAGACTCTATCACAAGCTCCCCAACTAGTATTCTTGATCAAGATATTTGGAATTCAGTAGAGGAAATAGAAACTATGGATTCCACAATACAACTAGAAACTTCAACAGATTCTCCTCTTCAAAGGGTAAGAAAATTGGGTCTGAATTCAAGAAAACCAAACTGGAGATGGGACGATGAAATTTGGACAACAGTTAGAATGAACAGTAAACAAAATGAAGGAGATGATGATTTGGAAGTTTGTGGGACAATGACAGCTTTTTCTGGAAGTCATGAAATTGAGCTGGAAAGCTGTTTTGGTAGTGAAGAGTTGGAAATACGTTGTTTAGATAATATTTTTTGTTGTAATATACAAAAGAGCTCTGTAGTTAGAAGTCTTAATTTTACCAGACATTTGACAAGTTCAGTAAATAAAATTCAATGTTCATAA